The nucleotide sequence CCAATCTGCGCGGCAGTGCGCCGGACAGCGCCCGCGGGCTAGACGTGAGGCTGGATCTCGAAAGCCTCAACACGACCCAGGACGTGGCGGTGGCGACGGCCTTCCTGACGACCGAGATCGTCGAGAATGCGATGATGGCCAGCCCCGAGACGCCGATCACGCTGACCCTTCGCCGGACCGGCGCGCTCACTGCTCGCTTCACCCTCGCCACCGGGACATCGCCGGAAGCCGCGGAGAACGACCCGGAGAATCAGCAGTTTGAGCGGATCATCTCCGGCCTCGCCAAGCAGCTGCGTTCCACGCTTGAACGCGCTCCGGGCCATTACAGCGTCGACCTTCCGGTCTTTCCGCCGCGTTGACGCGCGGCCGGCAGGCCACGAAATCCGGATTCAGAAAAAAAGTGTTGCGCCATTTGGAACCCCAATCCGGATGCACCGTTTTCTTCTTCGGATAGCGACCTTTTGCCCCCCCGCTCTCGCTGTCCGCTTACACGGGCCCGGAATCGTCAACCCTCCCCCCCCCCGGTGACGATTTCGGGCCCGCTTTGCGTCTGGCGGCCCGCCAATTGGTCACGCGGATGGCGATGATAGCGCTTTCGTAGAGCAGCCACAGGGGCACAGCGAGCATGAACTGGCTGATGGCATCCGGCGGTGTCAGCACCGCGGCGACCGCGAAGGCGCCGACAATGGCATAGCGGCGCTTGGCCGCCAGTTGCTCGCGGGTCACCAGCCCGGCCCGCTCCAGCAACATCAGCAGGATCGGAAGCAGGAAGGCGACGCCGAAGCCGAACAGGAAGCGGGTCACGAAACTCAGATAATTGCCGACGGCCGGCAGGGCTTCCTGGTCGATGCCGCCGACATCGCCCTGGAAGCCGAGCAGGAAGTGCAGCGCCCAGGGCATGGCAAGGAAGTAGGCGAAGCTGGCGCCGCCCGCGAAGAAGACGGGCGTGAGGAGAAGGAAGGGGAGGACCGCCTTCTTCTCCTTGGCGTAGAGGCCGGGGGCGACGAACCGCCAGCCCTGGGTCGCGATCACCGGGAAGCAGACCATCAAGGCGGCGAACAGCGCAACCTTCACCTGCACCCAGAAGGCCTCGAACACGTCGGTGTAGATGACCCGCGTCTCGCCGGCGTCCTTCAGCGGCTGGACCAGCACGGAAAAGATCGGCCGGGCGAAATAATAGCAGATGAAGAAGGCGACCAGCAGGACGGCGACGCAGATGAGCAACCGCTTCCGCAATTCGACGAGATGGTCGAACAGGGGCGCCTTGGTCTCGTCGATGTCCCTCACGGGAGTTCCCGCCGGTGGTGCTCGGGCTCGGGCAGCGGGAGCGGAGGTTCGTCGTCGAGGGTCGGCGCGGGCGGGTTGCGCGCCTCGGCGTCACCCGGCACGAGCGGCGCCGGGGTGTTCTGGTCATCCCCCGGCTCGTTCGTCCCGAGCATAGTCGAGGAACCGGCGCCAAGCTCCTCGCTCGCGCCGACATAGGGGAGCGCGACCGGATGCTCGCGCATGATCCGCTCATTTTCCTCCCGCCAGCGCTTCTCCATTTCCTCCAGCTCCGCCTCGCGCATCATGTTCTCGATGCCGGCGGTGAAGTGGCGGGCGTGGGCGCGTGCGCGCCCGACCCAGCGGCCGACCGTCCGCATCGCGCCCGGCAATTCCTTGGGCCCGATGAAGATCAGCGCCGCCAGCGCGACGATCAGGAGTTCGGTGGTGTCGACGCCGAACATGCGGCGCTAGGATCCGGTCAGCGCGGCGTGTGATCGGACGGCGGCGGCGCGACCGGATCGGCAGCCGAGCGGTTCGGCGAGACATCGATCGGGCGCTCCGGGCTGCCGAGACGACGCGCCTCTTCCGCCTTGCGCTTCTGTTCTTCGTCGTCCTCGCTGAGGCCCTGCTTGAAGCTCTTCAGCCCCTTGGCGACGTCGCTCATCATCGCGGAGAAGCGATTGCCGCCGAACAGCAGCAGAATCACGATTCCGAGAATGAGCCAGTGGATCAGGCTGAAGCCGCCCATGATGAAAAAACTCCGTTGGTTGACGGCTATCTAGTCGTCTTCGCCGCCGCTTTCCAGTTGCAGACTGAGGACGGCCTCGTCGATCGGGTCGAGCAGGCCGGCGGCGCGCAGGTCCTCGATGCCCGGCAGGTCGCGGCGGCTGGCGAGCCCGAAGTGGGTCAGGAAGTCGGCGGTGGTGGCGTAGAGCAAGGGCCGCCCCGGGCTTTCGCGGCGACCGGCGGGGCGGATCCAGCCCGCCTCCATCAGCACGTCGAGGGTGCCCTTGGCGGTCTGGACGCCGCGGATGGCCTCGATCTCGGCGCGGCTGACCGGCTCGTGATAGGCGATGATGCTGAGCGTCTCGGTTGCGGCGCGGCTCAGGCGGCGCGGCTCCTCGCGGGTGCGGCGAAGGAGGTGGGCAAGGTCGGGTGCCGTCTCGAAGTGCCAGCTGCCGCCGCGCTCGACCAGGCGGATGCCGCGATCGGTGTAGAGGGCCGAGAGTTCGGACAGCGCGGCCGCAACGTCGCCCTCGCCGGCGTAGGCGGTGATGTCGGAGGCGCCAAGTGGCTCGGCGGCGGCGAACAGCACGGCTTCGACCGCGCGGACGAAGTCGGTGGCCATCAGCCGGCCCGCCGCAGTTCGAGCGGCGCGAAGGGCTCGGACTGGCGCAATTCCACCCTCCCCTGCCGTGCCAGTTCGAGGGCGGCGACGAAGGAGGAGGCGAGCGCGGAGCGGGCGAAGACCGGATCGGTGCTGGCGGCGACGAACCGTTCCAGCCGGGTCCAGTCGAGCGCGCTTCCGACCAGCGCCGACACCCGCTCGATGGCTTCCTCCAGCGTCAGCACCGCGCGGCGGGCGACGACGTGCATGACAGGCGCCGAGCGGGCGCGGACCAGGCCGTAGGCGGCGGCAAGATCGAACAGGGAGGCCTCCCACTTCGCCTTGCGCACCTGCCGCAGGCCCTCGGGCGCACCACGCAGGAAGACGTCGCGGCCGAGCCGGTCGCGAGCCATCAGCCGCGCACCAGCCTCGCGCATCGCGTCGAGCCGTTGCAGGCGGAGTTGCAATCGGGCGGCCAGCTCCTCGGGGCTTGGGTCCTGCTCGGGGTCCTTGGGCAGCAGCAGGCAGGACTTCAGGTAGGCGAGCCAGGCGGCCATCACGAGATAGTCGGCGGCGATCTCAAGCTTCAGCGCCTTCGCGCCCTCGAGGAAGGAGAGATACTGCTCGACCAGTTGCAGGATGGAGATGTGCTTGAGGTCCACCTTCTGCGCCCGCGCGAGGCTCAGGAGCAGGTCGAGCGGTCCTTCCCAGGCACCGAGACTGAGCTGAAGCGGCTCATCGGTCGCCGGGAGCAGGCTCATGCCGCCTCAAGCCAGCGCCAGCAGCTCATCGCGGACCGCTACGGCTTCGGCGAAGTCGGGACCGTCGGCGCCGCCGAGCAGCGCACCCGCCATCGCCCGGGCGAGGCGCGCCTCGGCATCCACGGTCATCGCGCCGACATAAGCGTCGACGTCGACCATCTCGTCGAACTTGCCGGAGCAGTGGAGCGTCAGGTCACAGCCGGCGGCGAGAGCGGCCGCCGAGCGTTCCCCGGCCGACCCCGACAGCGCCTCCATCCCGATGTCGTCGGTCATCAGCAGGCCGGCGAAGCCGATGCGTTTGCGGATGATCTCCTCGATAATGAAAGGCGACTGGCTGGAGGGATGCTCCGCGTCCCAGGCCTCGAACAGGATGTGCGCGACCATGCCCATCGGCGCGTCGCGAAGCGCCTCGAACGGCTCCAGGTCGACGTCCAGTGCCTCGGCCGATGCGGTGACGCGCGGCAACTCCTTGTGGCTGTCGACGGTCGCCCGTCCGTGGCCCGGCATGTGCTTGACGACCCCGATCACCCCGGCCGAGGCGAGGCCGTCGAGCACCGCCCGGCCGATCGCCGCCACCTGCATCGGCTCGGTGCCATAGGCACGATCGCCGACGATCTGGTCCGCGTCCGGCTGCCGCACGTCGAGCATGGGCGCGCAATTGACGTTGATGCCGTGGCTGGCGAGCAGCAGGCCGATGGCGCGGGAGTTGAGCCTTGCGGCCTCGATCGCGCTCGATGGCGCGGTGCGGTAGAGGCGGTCGAACACGCCGCCAGGCGGCAGTGCCGGCCAGACGGGCGGCTTCATCCGCATCACCCGGCCGCCTTCCTGATCGATCAGGATCGGCAGGTCGGCGCGGCCGTGAAGGTCGCGCAACGACGCGGTCAGGCCCTTGAGCTGCTCCGGATCGCCGCAGTTGCGGGCGAACAGGATGTAGCCGGCGGGATCGACCTCAAGGAAGAAAGCGCGCTCCTCGGCGGTGAGCACGAGCCCCGAGAGGCCGTAAATGGCTGCCTGCATCGCCCTAGCGGACCACGAAGCAGGCATCGCCCGCCGCCTTGAGCAGCTGGCAGGCGGCGCGCGCCTCAGCCGGGCTGGCGAAGCCGGCGCGCAGGCGCTGACCGCGCTGGTAGGGCACCACGATCTTGCTTGCGCCGGCGATTGCCGGGAAGCGACCGGACAGGGTCGCCCAGGCGGCATTGGCCTCGGCGGCAGTGCCGAAGAAGCCGAGCTGCACGCTGCTTCCGGATGGCACGGCCGCAGCCGCCGGCGGCGCCGGGTCGGCCGGCTCCGCCTCGGCGGCCGGGGCGGGCTCGGCCGGCCTCGCCTTGGGCAGCGCGACCGGTTCCTCCGGCACGGCATCGAGGTCGATCTGGCCGTCGACCTTCTCGCCGGCACCGGTGGCAAAGGCGGTCTCGCTGTCGCCGGTGACGTCGATCCCGCCCGGATCGGTGGGCTTGACCTTGACCGGGCCCGGCTCGGCGCGGATCAGCTCGGGCGGACCGCTGCCTTCAGCCCCCTGCCGCTGGCCGAGCCAGTACAGCGTTCCCGCGACCAAGGCCGCGGCCAGCAGCACGACGAGGATCGCTGCAAGCATCTTGCGCGCGGACAGAGCGGGCGGCTCATCCTCGTCCTCGACCGGCTCGAGCCATGGCAATGGCTCTCCCTCAACTCCCCGCGACGTCGCCATGAATCAGTACACCACCACGCAGGACTGCCCCGCTCTTTCAAGCTGCTGGCATATGACAACCGACTGGGCTTGCGAAGAGGTACCGAGCTGCAATCGATACATGCGGGTCGGACGGCCGCCGCCGAGCCCACGGACGTCGACCGAGTTCACCATCTTGGGCTTGGTGGCGAGATAGGGGTAGCGGCGGGTGACCCGGCGCCAGGTCTCTTCGGCCTGGGCGCGGTTCGGAAACGCACCGAGCTGGACCACACGGCCGCGATCGGGGTTTGGATTGAAGACGATCGCGGGCGAGGCACCGGTCTGTGGCGGCGCTGAAATGGCCGGCTCGTCGGCGGGGAAGACGGGGCGCCGGACCACGCGGGCGTCGCTGCTGGAGCGCCGCTCCACGCGTAGCTCCGCCTGCCGACGATCGGTCGCCGGGGCACGAGGTGCGGGCTGGGCGGGCAAGGCCTCGACGGGAGCGGTGGCGGCTTCAGCAGGCGGTGCAGCCGGAGCGATCGGCTCGGCCGGGCGGTTGACGGGAACCGGGATGGCGGTCTCGGCCGGCAGTTCGGGCGGCGCGGCGTCACGCTGGCCGGTGCTCAGCCACCAGGCGCCGACGGCCACCATGGCGACCAGCAGGAACAGCAGCAGATACCAGGGCCACATGGCGCGGCCGACGGGCTTGGCGCGAACGTCCGGGCTTGCGGGCGCCGTCACCGGCGGCTCGTCGGGAAGCCACGGCAGGCGCTCGCTCGTCAGCCGCATCGCTCAGCGCATCTCCTCTGCCGCTTCTACGCCCATCAGGGTCAGTCCGTTGCGGATCACCTGCGCAATTGCGTCGGCAAGGGCGAGACGTGCGGCACTCAGCGCCGGATCGCCCTCGATCAGGAAACGCCGGCCCGGATCGTCGTTGCCGCGGTTCCACAAAGCGTGGAAGGCGGCCGCCAGTTCGTAGAGGTAAAAGGCGATGCGGTGCGGCTCGTGCGCCACCGCGGCACCCTCGACCACCCGCGGAAACTGGCTGGCGAAGCGCACCAGGCCGAGTTCCTCCGCGTCGAGCAGCGACAGGTCCGCCGCGCCGGTCGCAAGTCCGGCCTCGGCCGCCTTGCGCTTGAGGCTGGCGACGCGGGCATGGGCATATTGGACGTAGAAGACCGGATTGTCCTTCGACGCCTCGACCACGTGGGCGAAGTCGAAGTCGAGCATCGTGTCGGGGCGCTTGGTCAGCATGATGAAGCGGACCACGTCCTTGCCGACTTCCTGCACGACATCGGCGAGGGTGACGAAATTGCCCGCCCGCTTGCTCATCTTGACCGGCTCACCGGCGCGCAGCAGCTGCACCATCTGGACCAGCTTGACGTCGAGCGCGTCGCGCCCGGCCAGCGCCTCGACCGCCGCGCGGGTGCGCTTCACCGTTCCCGAATGGTCCGCGCCCCAGATGTTGATGAGGCTGTCCGACCGCTCGAGCTTCTGCAGGTGATAGGCGGCATCGACGCCGAAATAGGTCCAGCTCCCGTCCGACTTCTTCATCGGCCGGTCTTGGTCGTCGCCGAACTGGGTCGAACGGAACAGGGTCAGTTCGACCGGCTCCCAATCCTCGACCGACTTGCCCTTGGGGGCTTCCAGCACGCCTTCGTAGACGAGTCCCTTGTCGCGCAGCGCCGCCACGGCACGATCGGCCGCGCCGCTCGCCACCACCGCGGCTTCGGAGGAGAAGAGGTCGTGCTCGACCCCGAGCAGGGCAAGGTCGTGGCGGATGAGGTCCATCATCGCCGACACCGTCTTCTGCTTGAACGCCTGCAGCCACTCGGCCTCCGGCTTGCCGACCATGGCGCTGCCGAACTCGGCCGCGAGCAGGGCGCCGACCGGCTTCAGATAGTCGCCCGGGTAGAGGCCCTCCGGAATGTCGCCGATGTCCTCGCCGAGCGCCTCGCGGTAGCGCAGGTGGGCCGAGCGGGCGAGCGTGTCGACCTGGCTCCCGGCGTCGTTGACGTAATATTCCTTGGTGACCTGGAAGCCCGCCGCCGCGAGCAGCCGGGCAAGCGCGTCGCCGACGACCGCGCCGCGGCAATGGCCCATGTGCATCGGGCCGGTCGGGTTGGCCGAGACATATTCGACGTTGACGCGCTGGCCCTGGCCGATGTCGCTGAGACCGTAGCGGTCGCCCTCGGCCGCGATGCGCCGGAGCTCCTCGCGCCAGACGTTCCCGTCCAGCCGCAGGTTGATGAAGCCGGGACCGGCGACCTCGACCGCGACAACGCCCGGAATGGCCTCGAGCTTCGGCACGAGCAGGGCGGCGAGCGCGCGCGGATTGGTGCCCGCGGGCTTGCCGAGGACCATCGCGGCATTGGTCGCGAGATCGCCGTGCGAGGCGTCGCGCGGCGGCTCGACCGTGACATTGTTGCGCGGCAGGCCGGCCGGCAGGCTGCCGGCTGCGGCAAGCTCGTCGATCGCCCGGTTCACGTGAGCGGTAAAGGTCTGGAAGAGGTTCAAGCTGGCGGCAATCATATGAAATGTGTCAGGAAGAGACATGTCCTTACGCCAAGGCGGGCGCGCCAGTCACCCCCCGTTCAGCCGTTGTGCCGGAGGGGAACGTCCATGCGACGCCTAGATCCGCTCAGCCGCTGGCTGATGCTCTTTCTCGCTGCCGTCTTTGCCGCAACCCAGCCGGCCGCCGCGCAGACGATCCTGAGGGACAGCGAGACGGAGAAGCTCTTCGCCGACATGTCGAAGCCGCTGATCGAGGCGGCCCAGCTCGACCCCAAGAACGTCAAGATCGTCCTCATCAACGATCCCGAGATCAACGCCTTCGTGACCGCTGGACAGGCGGTCTATATCCATTCGGGCCTGATCACCCAGGCCGACAATGCCAATCAGGTGCAGGGCGTCATCGCCCACGAGCTTGGGCACATCGCCGGTGGCCACGCGCTGCGCGGCGCGGAAGGTGCCAAGCAGGCGACCGGTATCAGCATCCTCAGCCTCGTGCTCGGCGGTCTGGCGATGGCGGCGGGCGCGGGCGACGCGGCGATGGGCGCGATGGCGCTCGGCCAGCAGGTGGCGCTCAGCCAGTTCCTTTCCTTTACCCGCGCGCAGGAGACCAGCGCCGACCTCGCGGGCGCCGCCTATCTCGGCAGTGCCGGCATCTCCGGCCAGGGCTCGATCCAGTTCTTCAAGAAGCTGCAGAACCAGGAGTATCGGCTCGCCGTCTATGCGACCGACAGCTACAACCGCACCCATCCCCTGTCGTCCGAGCGCGTCGCCTCGCTGACCCAGCTCTACCAGAAGGACCCGGCCTGGAGCCGCCCGACCGACCCGGCGGTCGAGGCCCGGTTCCAGCGCGTGCGGGCCAAGCTGATCGGCTACATCAGCGACAAGGAAGCGGTGCTGCGCACCTATCCCAAGTCGGACACCAGCATCCCGGCCCATTATGCCCGCGCCTATGCATACCACCGCATGGGCGACCGGGATGCGGCGATCAAGGAAGCCGACGCCCTGCTCGCCACCGCGCCGCAGGACCCCTTCTATCTGGAGCTCAAGGGCCAGATCCTGCTCGAAAGCGGCCGACCGACGGAAGCGCTTGCGCCGCTGCGGGAGTCGGTGGCGCGGGCGCCGGACCAGCCGATGATCCAGGCGATGCTGGGGCATGCGCTGCTGGCAACAGAGAAGACCGACAATCTGTCCGAAGCCGAGCGGGTGCTCAAGGCGTCCATCGGGCGCGACAGCGAGCAGCCCTTCGCCTGGTATCAGCTCGGCATGATCTATTCCGCCAAGGGCGACCTTCCCCGCGCCGCGCTGGCGACGGCCGAGCGCTACAGCCTGCAGGGCGAACCGAAGCTCGCGCTCGCCAGTGCCGAGCGGGCGCTCAAGGGCATTCCGCAGGGCACCCCCGATTTCCTTCGCGCCCAGGACATTGCGATGGTATCCCGCGCGGAAGTGGAAAAGGATCGCAAGGGGCGGCGCAAGAAGTGAGCGAGGGCAAAGGGGTAAGTGGCTGGGGCGCGGCACTGGTCGGCGCCGCCGGCGGTGCGGTGGCGACGGTCCTGCTGGGGATCGGCGCAGTGCAGAGCGGATGGGCCGACCGGCTGGTCCGCCAGGCGCTGATCGACAATCCGCAGGTGCTGATCGAGACCGCCGACGCGCTGAAGGCGCAGGAGCATGAGCCGGTCCTCGCCGCCAACCGCCAGTTCCTCGAGACGCCGTTCGGCTCTTCGTGGGAGGGCGCCAGCGACGGCGACGTCACCCTGGTTGAATTCTACGATTATGCCTGCGGCTATTGCAAAGCCTCCCTTCCGGTCATCGACCGGCTGGTGAAGGAAGATCCGAAGCTCCGGGTCGTCTACCGCGAATTTCCCATCCTCGGGCCCGACAGCGAAGCGGCCGCCCGGCTCAGCCTGGCAGCGAGCAAGGCCGGCCGGCACAAGGCTTTCCACGACACGCTCTATGCCGCCGGCCGGCCGAGCCAGACGACGCTCACTCAGGCGGCGCAAGCCGTCGGGCTGCCCGCCGCCATCCCCACGAGCGCCGAGATCGACGCCGAACTCCGCCGCAACTTCCAGGTCGCGCAACAGCTCGGCGCCAGCGGCACGCCCATGTTCATTGTCGGCGACAAGGTGTTCAACGGCGCGGTCGGCTATGACTTGCTCAAGACGGCGATCGAGGAGGCCCGGGCCAAGCGGGGCTGATCCCCGGCTCGCGGCCCTGGATGGCGCCATGAACCTCGACGACCTTCTGCACCGTACCTTCGGCACCGCCGACCTGTCTGCCATCCCGCCCGATGCCCTGGAAGCCGGGACCGAGCGGCTGGCGGTAGACCTCGGGCTCGAGACCGATCGCGACCGGCGCTTCGCCCTATGGTCACTGCTCTACATATTGGGACGCGCGCCGGACCTTGACGTGGCCTTTCCGGATGCGGCGGACCGGGATGCGGCGCGCAACTTCATGAACCTGATCGCGGCCACGCAGGGCTGAGCGGCGACGTCACGAGGTGGAGGCTGTCCTGCGTGGCGCCCGACGTCGCCGCGGGACTGCGCTTGGACGCTGCGGCGGCGTAGCTATTCGGCGGTGACTTCGCCGAGGTTCAGCCGTTCGCGCATTTCCTTGCCCGGCTTGAAGTAAGGCACCTTCTTCGCGTCGACTTCGACCTGCTCGCCGGTACGCGGGTTGCGGCCGGTGCGGGCGTCGCGCTGGCGGGTCGAAAAGGCGCCGAAGCCGCGCAGCTCGACCCGGCCGCCCTTGGCGAGCTGGGCCGTGATCTCGTTGAAGATGCCGGTGACGACCACTTCGATCTCGCGCTGGGTGAGATCGGGAAAGTCGTGGCAGAGCTTCTGCACCAATTCCGAACGGATCATCGCGTCCCCGCTTGATTGCTTGACCGGCAGGCCCGCTGGACCCGCTTACGCTGTCACTCACGGGCCCCCACCCGCGAAACACAAGCTGTCAGATGTTGAACCCTACCGCAAGTGCCCGCGCACTAAGGTTAAATCCTGCTTGTCGGGAGAAGGCACGGCCCCTCCCCTGCCGTTCGGCCGTGCGGACCGAGGACAGGGGAGGAGCATGGTGCTTACTTCTTGTTGGCGCGCTCGAGAGCCGCGCCGAGGATGTCGCCGAGCGACGCACCCGAGTCGGACGAGCCGTACTGGGCGACGGCCTGCTTCTCCTCGGCGATCTGCATCGCCTTGATCGAGAAGGTCGGCTTCTTGCTGCGGTCGGTACCGGTGACCTGGGCGTCGAACTTCTGGCCGACCTGGAAACGCTCCGGACGCTGCTCGTCGCGGTCGCGGCCGAGATCCGAGCGCTTGATGAAGCCGGTCGGACCATCGTCGCCGACCTGAACGGTGAGACCACCGTCCATGACTTCGAGCACGGTAACGGTCTTGACCTCGCCCTTGCGGGTGCCGTCGCCACCGGTCGCGCCGGCGGCAACGACGCCGCCACGCTCGAGCTGCTTCATGCCGAGGCTGATGCGCTCCTTTTCGACGTCGACGTCGAGCACGACCGCCTGGACGGTCTCACCCTTGCGGTGAAGCTGCAGCGCTTCCTCGCCCGACACGCCCCAGGCGATGTCCGACATGTGGACCATGCCGTCGACGTCGCCGTCGAGACCGATAAACAGGCCGAACTCGGTGGCGTTCTTGACTTCGCCCTCGACCTGGCTGCCGACCGGATGCTTCTCGGCGAAGTCGTTCCACGGGTTGGTCTGGGCCTGCTTGAGGCCGAGGCTGATGCGGCGCTTCTCGCCGTCGACCTCGAGGACCTTGACCTCGACTTCCTGGCTGGTGCTGACGATCTTGCCCGGGTGGACGTTCTTCTTGGTCCAGCTCATCTCCGAGACGTGGACGAGGCCCTCGATGCCGGCTTCCAGCTCGACGAAGGCACCATATTCGGTGATGTTCGTCACGCGGCCCTGGAACACGCCGCCGACCGGATACTTGGCGGTGGCGCCTTCCCACGGATCGCTCTCGAGCTGCTTCATGCCGAGGCTGATGCGCTGGGTGTCGCGGTTGATGCGGATGATCTGCACCTTCACGCTGCCACCGATCTCGAGCACCTCGCTCGGGTGGTTGACGCGCTTGTAGCTGATGTCGGTAACGTGCAGCAGGCCGTCGATGCCGCCGAGGTCGACGAAGGCACCATAATCGGTGATGTTCTTGACCACGCCGTCGATGACCTGACCCTCGGCCAGGCTCTGGATGAGGCCCGAACGCTGCTCGGCGCGGGTCTCTTCGAGGATGGCCCGACGCGACACGACGATGTTGCCGCGGCGACGATCCATCTTGAGGATCTGGAACGGCTGCGGGAGATCCATCAGCGGCTGGACGTCGCGGACCGGACGAATGTCCACCTGCGAACCCGGAAGGAAGGCGACGGCGCCGCCGAGGTCGACAGTGAAGCCGCCCTTGACGCGGCCGAAGATGACACCCTCGACGCGCTTCTCGGCAGCGAACTCGCCCTCGAGCTTGTCCCAGGCGGCTTCGCGGCGGGCGCGGTCGCGGCTGAGCATCGCTTCGCCCTGCGAATTCTCGACGCGATCAACGAACACTTCGACCTGGTCGCCGACCTTCAGCTCGGCCTTCTGGCCGGGGGCAGCGAACTCGCGCAGCGGAACGCGGCCCTCGCTCTTGAGGCCGACGTCGATCACCGCGAGGTCGTTTTCGATTCCAGTGACGGTGCCGATGACGACGCGGCCCTCGAAGGCCTCGTTCTCGCCGCCGAGGCTCTCGTTGAGGAGCGCGGCGAAATCGTCACGGGTGGGATTGGCAACAGTGGCCATAAAGTCAGGCAGTCCTTCTCGTGCTCGGTCAAGTTTGCCGCCAGCCTTCCCGTGTCGGGCAGGCTTTCCATCAGGCGGACCTGGCAAGCGTTGGATTATAACCGTGCCGCCGCCCCATGCGGAGGACACGGGCCTGCCGGGCAAAGTGCCGGGCGCCGCTCGGACCGAGTGCCTGCCTGGTGAAGGACGGTGCAGCTTGACGGGCGACGTCCGGGCGAAGCTCTGCCCGAAAGACGCCGCGCCCTTAGCGCAAGTGCCTCAGGAGAGCAAGGTAAGCAGGCGTGCGAACCAGCCGGACGGAGGGGCCGCGACTACGGGCGCGCTTTCGACCGGACCGCAGGCAAGGCAGCGGGCCTGGATGGTCGGGCCGGAGACGAGCAGCTCGACCTCGCGCAGGGCGGCGAGCGCGAGCATGTCCGGGCGGGCGCGCAGGCTGGCGAAGGGATCGTCCTCCTCGGCGCTGTCCTCATCGTCGCGGAGCAGCCCGGCGAGTTCCGAACGCCAGCTCTTCTTGCGCTCAAGATAGGTGACGCCGCGATTGTCCTGATCGAGCTTGGCCAGCTCGGCCGCCTTAGCGATCGCCTCCTCCATGCCGCCGAACTGGTCGACGAGCCCGACCTGCCGCGCCTGCCCGCCCGACCACACCCGGCCCTGACCGATGGCGTCCACCTGCTGCGGGGTCTTCCTGCGCGCTTCGGCGACGATACCGAGAAACTTGCCGTAGATGCTCTCGACGCCGAGCTGGATCAGCTCGCTCGCCTGCGGGCTCGGCCCGTTGAGGAGGTCGGGCTCGCCGGACAGCGGCGTGGTCTTCACGCCGTCGGCTGCGATGCCGAGCTTCTGGAGCGAGCCCTGGAAGCTCGGAAGGATGCCGAACACGCCGATCGAGCCGGTGATGGTCGAGGGCTCCGCGACGATATGGTTGGCGGCGGTGGCGACCCAGTAGCCGCCGCTGGCCGCCACGTTGCCCATCGAGGCGACGACGGGGATGTTCTTCTTGCGAGCGGCGAGCAGCGCCTGGCGAATGCGCTCCGACGCGAGCGCCGAGCCACCGGGCGAGTCGATGCGGACGACCAGCGCCTTGATGCGCTCGTCGCGAAGGCCCTTCTCGATCGACTCCGCGATACTGTCGCCGCCCGCAGTACCGAGCGGCGCGCGGCCATCGACGATGTTGCCGGCGACTGTCACCACCCCGATCGGCCCGCCCTCCTTCATCGCCGGGCGGACTTCGGCGGCGATGTAGCGATCAAGACGGATGCGCTTGAAGCCGGCGGGCGACCTGTCGTCGGCACCGCCAAGTTCGGCGAGACGGGCCTGGAAGGCCTGGCGCTCGCCGACCTTGTCGACCAGCCTGGCGGCCTGGGCAGCGGCGGCGAAGTCTCCGCGGGCGGAGCGGACCAGCGCCGCGGGATTGGTGAGCGCGGCATTGATGTTCGCCTGTGGACGCGCCTTCACGACGTCGTCGCGCCAGGTCTCGAACAGGGATGAAGCGAGCCCCTGCGCATTCTGACGTGCCTCGGGGCTCATGTCGGAACGGGTGAAGGGCTCGACCGCGCTCTTGTAGG is from Sphingomonas sp. LHG3406-1 and encodes:
- the sppA gene encoding signal peptide peptidase SppA: MRVLKAIWNLLVGIKDALVLLFMILFFAGLYALLSARPAPTVAEGVLHLNLRAGVVEQPAEQDAFALAGGGSVPTQHALRDVRAALLKARDDERVKAVALDLDGFSAGQTVIADLGEALDAVKRSGKPVLAYATGYSDDGYQLAAHAGEIWLNPMGVVQLSGPGGNNLYFAGLLEKLGVTANVYRVGTYKSAVEPFTRSDMSPEARQNAQGLASSLFETWRDDVVKARPQANINAALTNPAALVRSARGDFAAAAQAARLVDKVGERQAFQARLAELGGADDRSPAGFKRIRLDRYIAAEVRPAMKEGGPIGVVTVAGNIVDGRAPLGTAGGDSIAESIEKGLRDERIKALVVRIDSPGGSALASERIRQALLAARKKNIPVVASMGNVAASGGYWVATAANHIVAEPSTITGSIGVFGILPSFQGSLQKLGIAADGVKTTPLSGEPDLLNGPSPQASELIQLGVESIYGKFLGIVAEARRKTPQQVDAIGQGRVWSGGQARQVGLVDQFGGMEEAIAKAAELAKLDQDNRGVTYLERKKSWRSELAGLLRDDEDSAEEDDPFASLRARPDMLALAALREVELLVSGPTIQARCLACGPVESAPVVAAPPSGWFARLLTLLS